From Cronobacter turicensis z3032, the proteins below share one genomic window:
- the D gene encoding Late control gene D protein — MLSDFYNGAGAGMTPAYMLRINAKDITTVISERLLSLTLTDNRGFEADQLDIELDDADGQLELPIRGAVLTLFMGWQGEALIGKGDFTVDEIEHRGAPDTLTIRARSADFRGTLNSRREESYHDTTLGAVVETIATRNKLKARIAPELARIPLSHIDQAQESDAKFLTRLAERNGAEVAIKAGVLMFIKAGAGMTAGGKAIPQITITRSDGDRHQFAIADRGAYTGVTAKWLHTKDPKPKEVKVKRKPKVKHLRALEHPKATKKKKEKKEPEAREGEYMAGEADNVFVLTTTYASKAQAMRAAQAKWDKLQRGVAEFSITLARGRAELYPETPAKVSGFKRIIDEQDWTITKVTHSLNNSGFVTALELEVKLSDVEYEIEQGD, encoded by the coding sequence ATGCTGTCCGATTTTTACAACGGCGCCGGCGCAGGCATGACGCCGGCCTATATGCTGAGGATTAACGCGAAAGATATCACGACGGTTATCAGCGAGCGTCTCCTGAGCCTGACGCTGACCGATAACCGCGGCTTTGAGGCTGACCAGCTCGATATTGAGCTCGACGATGCCGACGGCCAGCTTGAGCTGCCGATCCGGGGAGCGGTGCTGACGCTGTTCATGGGCTGGCAGGGCGAGGCGCTTATCGGGAAAGGTGATTTTACCGTCGATGAAATCGAACACCGGGGCGCGCCGGACACCCTGACCATCCGGGCGCGCAGCGCGGATTTTCGCGGCACGCTTAACTCGCGCCGGGAGGAGTCTTACCACGACACCACACTCGGCGCCGTGGTGGAAACCATCGCCACACGCAACAAACTTAAGGCCCGGATAGCGCCTGAGCTGGCGCGTATTCCGTTGTCGCATATCGACCAGGCGCAGGAGAGCGACGCCAAATTCCTGACCCGGCTTGCGGAGCGCAACGGCGCTGAAGTGGCGATAAAAGCCGGCGTGCTGATGTTTATTAAAGCCGGTGCCGGCATGACGGCAGGTGGTAAGGCGATCCCGCAAATCACCATCACCCGCAGCGACGGTGACCGCCACCAGTTCGCCATCGCTGACCGTGGCGCCTATACCGGCGTGACGGCTAAATGGTTGCACACCAAAGACCCGAAGCCCAAAGAGGTAAAGGTAAAACGCAAGCCAAAGGTTAAGCACCTGCGCGCGCTGGAGCACCCCAAAGCCACGAAGAAGAAAAAGGAGAAGAAGGAGCCGGAGGCCAGAGAAGGCGAATACATGGCCGGCGAGGCGGATAACGTGTTTGTACTGACGACAACTTACGCCTCAAAAGCCCAGGCGATGCGTGCGGCCCAGGCGAAGTGGGATAAGTTACAGCGCGGCGTGGCGGAGTTTTCCATCACTCTGGCGCGCGGCCGCGCCGAGCTTTACCCGGAAACGCCGGCAAAGGTGAGCGGCTTTAAGCGCATCATAGACGAGCAGGACTGGACGATCACAAAGGTAACGCATTCGCTTAATAACAGCGGTTTTGTTACAGCGCTGGAACTGGAGGTAAAGCTGTCAGATGTGGAATATGAAATAGAGCAGGGTGATTAA